Proteins co-encoded in one Nicotiana sylvestris chromosome 7, ASM39365v2, whole genome shotgun sequence genomic window:
- the LOC104234522 gene encoding uncharacterized protein, whose product MVNHGDRIAALEQTVDGLLPIMDTVPELRTSLGQRLDDLDRRVLQAEVDIENISRDSEGDRQTAATEAAEIFGKFEGLQQERAEDLAYRAQEADRVTAMQQTIDDLTDKLNVVNATLQGLLRGGGNQIGGAANPTSATQKLKIPEPKPYSGARNAKEVENFIFDVEQYFDAVGGLEEAKKVATAAMYLQGDAKLWWRVQYEAIKAGEDALETWAELKATIRLQFFPENVEYNSRRKLRELRQTKSVRDYVREFSALMLSIRDMGDKDKLFTFLEGLKPYARMELQRQRVDTLPKAIQAAECLGDYQMEARKDRPQPPTRGFKGGQSSNGGPSRRCRHCGGPHWNNECPHAQMNAHQTFDDGTDDDSDDADQTEPVGAFNAIVGSISEALAETSAGICGENGEREDGDIDDLDQTYEDFWIIAEILDVLRIFYTNA is encoded by the exons atggtgaatcatggggaccgcattgcggcccttgaacagacggttgacggattactgcccatcatggatacggtgcctgaactaagaaccagcctagggcaaaggttggatgacctggaccgcagggtgctccaggccgaagttgacatagaaaacatcagtcgtgactccgagggagatcggcaaacggcagccacagaggcagccgaaatttttggcaaattcgagggactccaacaggagcgtgccgaggatttagcttacagggcacaagaggcagacagggtgactgccatgcaacaaactattgacgacttgacagacaagctcaatgttgtcaatgctacTTTACAGGGCCTACTGCGAGGCGGTGGAAACCAGATCGGGGGCGCTGCAAACCCCACTTCCGCGACACAAAAACtgaaaattcctgagccaaagccatacagtggagctaggaatgccaaggaagtggagaacttcatctttgatgtcgaacaatatttcgatgctgttgggggcctagaagaagctaagaaggtagcaactgctgccatgtatcttcagggtgatgctaaactctggtggcgggtgcaatacgaagccatcaaggccggtgaagatgctctcgaaacatgggcagaactgaaggcaACCATCCGCCTAcaattcttccccgaaaatgttgaatacaattcaaggagaaagctacgggagctccgtcagaccaaatctgtgcgggactacgtgcgggaattctccgcgctcatgctaagcatacgcgacatgggggacaaagacaagctcttcactttcctagaagggctgaaaccttatgcccgtatggagctacaaaggcaacgggtagataccctgcccaaggcgatccaagcagctgaatgccttggggactatcaaatgGAAGCCCGGAAGGATAGGCCTCAACCGCCTACCCGAGGATTCAAAGGGGGCCAgtctagcaatggtggccctagcagaa gatgccgtcattgcggcggaccacattggaacaatgagtgcCCACATGCACAGATGAACGCCCATCAGACTTTTGATGATGGGACGGATGACGATTCAGACGATGCGGATCAGACTGAACcagtaggtgccttcaatgcaattgttggctccatttctgaggcattagcagagactagtgctggtatct GTGGAGAAAATGGTGAAAGGGAAGACGGAGACATTGACGATCTAGACCAAACTTACGAAGATTTTTGGATTATTGCTGAAATTTTAGATGTTTTAAGAATATTTTATACTAACGCTTGA
- the LOC104249583 gene encoding leucine-rich repeat receptor-like serine/threonine-protein kinase At1g17230 codes for MANHRNSAIQQHLLLVLLIHFIATLGQSLNEEGLILLEFRKSLNDPYNNLESWNSSDLSPCNWNGVECSKNGQVISLSIDRLNLTGSLSSSICKLPYLTKLNVSTNFISGHIPDDFALCQSLEKLNLCTNRFNVEFPVQLCNISSLTQLYLCENYIYGEIPEDIGNLSQLEELVIYSNNLTGKIPDSIGKLKRLRIIRAGRNYLSGPIPAEISECESLLILGVAENRLEGSFPIELQKLKSLTSLILWANFFSGAIPPEIGNFSNLELLALHENSFTGSLPKEIGKLTNLRRLYIYTNQLNGTIPWELGNCLSAAEIDLSENQLSGYIPKSLGLLSNLRLLHLFENRLHGKIPKELGKLKLLKNLDLSINKLTGRIPSEFQYLEFLENLQLFDNQLEGHIPRFIGLKSNLSVVDLSKNNLEGSIPSNLCQFQKLTFLSLGSNKLSGNIPYGLKTCKSIEQLMLGDNLLTGSFSVDICKLQNLSSLELFHNRFSGMLPPEVGNLRKLERLLLSRNYFFGQIPPDIGKLVKLVAFNISSNHFSGEIPHELGNCIRLQRLDLSNNLFAGILPGELGNLVNLELLKLSDNEFSGQIPSGLGGLVRLTELEMGGNFFSGSIPDELGQLGTLQISLNLSHNALNGSIPSNLGNLQMLETLYLNDNQLIGEIPTSIGQLMSLIVCNLSNNNLVGSVPNTPAFRRMDSSNFAGNVGLCTLDSSHCDLSPAPLIAPNSSWLNHRSSREKIVTVVCATVGTISLIFIALILWVIRGRHRTTFVSLDNQVKPDSLNDQYFPRKGFTYQDLVEATGNFSDSAIIGKGACGTVYKATMADGEFVAVKKLKSRGEGESVDSSFHAELSTLGKINHRNIVKLFGFCYRQDCNLLLYEYMVNGSLGEVLHGNKPTSLLNWNTRYKIALGAAEGLSYLHHDCKPHIIHRDIKSNNILLDELLEAHVGDFGLAKLIDFPYSKSMSAVAGSYGYIAPEYAYTMKVTEKCDIYSFGVVLLELVTGRSPVQPLDQGGDLVTWVRRSIQEGVAISEIYDKRLDLSVERTSEEMSLVLRIALFCTNTSPANRPTMREVISMLIEARESVSTSPPSPTSETPLSETDAKKGSAET; via the exons ATGGCAAACCATAGGAATTCTGCTATTCAACAGCATTTGCTTTTGGTGTTGTTGATTCATTTCATTGCTACCCTTGGTCAATCTTTAAATGAAGAGGGGCTTATTCTTTTGGAGTTCAGAAAATCCCTCAATGACCCTTATAACAATCTTGAGAGTTGGAATTCTTCAGACTTGAGTCCTTGCAATTGGAATGGTGTTGAGTGTAGCAAAAATGGTCAGGTGATTTCTCTCAGTATCGATCGCCTCAACTTAACTGGTAGTTTATCTTCAAGCATTTGTAAGCTTCCGTACTTGACTAAATTGAATGTGTCAACAAATTTCATTTCTGGCCACATTCCTGATGATTTTGCACTGTGTCAAAGTTTGGAAAAATTGAACCTTTGCACCAATAGGTTCAATGTGGAGTTTCCTGTCCAACTATGCAATATTAGCTCCCTTACACAACTTTACTTATGTGAGAATTACATTTATGGTGAAATCCCTGAGGATATTGGAAACTTGTCACAACTTGAGGAGCTTGTTATTTACAGTAACAATCTCACTGGAAAAATCCCTGATTCTATAGGTAAATTGAAAAGGCTTAGAATTATCAGAGCAGGTCGAAATTATTTGTCTGGTCCTATTCCTGCAGAAATTAGTGAATGTGAAAGTTTACTAATTCTTGGGGTAGCAGAGAATAGGCTAGAAGGGTCTTTTCCAATAGAGCTTCAAAAGTTAAAGAGTCTCACCAGCTTAATTCTTTGGGCTAACTTTTTCTCTGGTGCAATTCCTCCTGAGATTGGAAACTTCAGTAATTTAGAATTGCTTGCTTTGCATGAGAATTCCTTCACTGGATCACTTCCTAAAGAGATTGGAAAGTTAACTAATCTGAGAAGGCTTTACATTTACACCAACCAGTTAAATGGAACAATTCCATGGGAATTAGGAAATTGTTTGAGTGCAGCTGAGATTGATTTATCTGAAAATCAGTTGAGTGGATACATTCCTAAAAGCTTGGGCTTACTTTCTAACCTGAGGTTGCTTCACCTTTTCGAAAACAGACTACATGGTAAGATTCCAAAGGAGCTTGGAAAGTTGAAGTTGCTGAAGAATTTGGACTTGTCTATAAACAAATTGACAGGTAGAATTCCATCTGAGTTTCAGTATCTTGAATTCTTGGAAAATCTACAACTTTTTGACAATCAACTCGAAGGTCATATTCCTAGATTTATTGGCCTCAAAAGCAACCTCTCTGTCGTGGATTTGTCCAAGAATAATCTTGAAGGAAGCATACCTTCAAACCTTTGTCAGTTTCAGAAACTAACATTTCTGAGCCTAGGGTCTAACAAGTTGTCAGGCAATATACCTTATGGCCTAAAAACTTGCAAGTCCATAGAACAGCTAATGCTAGGAGATAACCTGCTCACTGGTAGCTTCTCAGTTGATATCTGCAAGCTTCAGAACCTTTCTTCTCTTGAGCTTTTTCATAACAGATTTTCTGGAATGCTACCACCCGAGGTAGGTAACCTTAGAAAGTTAGAGAGGTTGCTATTGTCACGTAATTACTTTTTCGGGCAAATTCCTCCTGATATTGGAAAACTTGTGAAGCTTGTTGCTTTTAATATCTCCTCCAATCACTTCTCTGGTGAGATTCCACATGAGCTAGGTAATTGTATAAGGCTCCAGCGGCTTGATCTTAGCAACAACTTGTTTGCTGGAATTCTCCCGGGTGAACTTGGCAATCTAGTGAACCTGGAACTGCTTAAGCTATCTGATAATGAGTTTAGTGGACAGATACCAAGTGGCTTAGGTGGACTCGTACGACTTACTGAATTGGAGATGGGAGGGAACTTTTTCTCTGGTAGTATTCCGGATGAACTTGGCCAACTTGGAACTCTGCAGATTTCTCTCAATCTCAGTCACAACGCTCTGAATGGATCAATTCCTAGCAACCTTGGGAACTTGCAAATGCTTGAAACATTGTACTTAAATGACAACCAGCTTATTGGTGAGATTCCAACTTCAATAGGGCAGTTGATGAGCCTGATAGTATGCAATCTTTCTAACAATAACCTTGTCGGATCAGTACCAAATACACCTGCCTTTAGAAGGATGGACTCCAGCAACTTTGCTGGAAATGTTGGGTTATGCACATTGGATTCTAGCCATTGTGATCTTTCTCCAGCCCCTTTGATTGCACCAAATTCAAGCTGGTTGAATCATCGTTCTTCTCGAGAAAAAATAGTTACTGTTGTTTGTGCAACTGTTGGGACGATCTCTTTGATTTTCATTGCACTTATACTTTGGGTCATTAGAGGCCGCCACAGGACAACTTTTGTTTCACTGGACAATCAAGTAAAGCCTGATTCCTTGAATGATCAATACTTTCCACGAAAAGGGTTCACATATCAGGACCTTGTCGAAGCGACTGGTAATTTCTCAGACAGTGCAATCATAGGAAAGGGAGCTTGTGGCACTGTCTACAAAGCTACTATGGCTGATGGTGAATTTGTTGCAGTTAAAAAGTTGAAGTCCCGAGGAGAAGGGGAGAGCGTTGATAGCAGCTTCCACGCTGAATTATCTACTCTTGGAAAAATAAATCACAGAAATATTGTAAAGCTATTTGGTTTCTGCTACCGCCAAGATTGCAATCTCCTCTTATATGAGTACATGGTAAATGGAAGCCTTGGCGAAGTACTTCACGGGAATAAGCCTACTAGCTTGTTAAATTGGAATACCAGGTACAAAATTGCACTAGGAGCTGCTGAGGGTTTAAGCTATCTGCACCATGACTGTAAGCCACATATCATTCACAGGGATATAAAGTCGAACAATATTTTGTTGGATGAACTGCTGGAGGCACATGTTGGAGACTTTGGCTTGGCAAAGCTAATTGACTTCCCTTACTCAAAATCCATGTCTGCGGTTGCTGGTTCATACGGCTATATTGCCCCCG aaTATGCATACACAATGAAAGTGACAGAGAAATGTGACATATATAGTTTTGGGGTTGTTTTGCTGGAATTGGTTACTGGTAGGTCTCCAGTTCAACCCCTTGATCAAGGAGGTGATTTGGTGACTTGGGTGAGGAGATCAATTCAAGAAGGAGTGGCAATATCTGAGATTTATGACAAAAGGCTGGATCTTAGTGTGGAAAGAACAAGTGAGGAGATGTCGTTGGTTCTCAGGATTGCTCTTTTCTGTACCAATACATCCCCTGCCAATAGGCCTACAATGCGAGAAGTGATCTCGATGTTGATTGAAGCCAGGGAATCTGTTAGCACTTCACCACCATCTCCAACATCAGAAACTCCTCTGAGTGAGACTGATGCAAAAAAAG GTTCTGCGGAAACATAG
- the LOC138873141 gene encoding uncharacterized protein, which produces MEGARRRNDGGLFGGEEREVVGFLVLLPLEEEDEQWLYKLAKIRERKAPDLDRVRCIKDEDCKVLVEEAFIRRRWQDYFHRLLNEEGDMKIVLGELENLESQRDFGLCRRIRCEEVYVAIQKMSRVLDVLTCNIQGRVPWCILFVDDIVLIDETREGVNARLGVWRQTLESKGFKLSRSKAEYLECKFSEEMHEEEVEVKIDTQVNPTRDSFKYIGSIIQGSRVVVRPAMLYEVECWPIKKPHVQKMSIAEMRMLRWMCGHTRKDKIKNEVIRDKVGVASIEAKLPESTMRWFGYVKRRDIDDPIRRCERLTMAGMRKSRGRPKKYWGEVIRQNLSVLHLTEDMTCDRKVWRSKIKVVG; this is translated from the exons ATGGAGGGGGCTAGGAGGAGGAACGATggtggtctgtttggtggtgaagAACGTGAGGTAGTAGGGTTTTTGGTTCTTCTTCCgttggaagaagaagatgaacagtgg CTATACAAGTTAGCCAAAATTAGAGAGAGGAAGGCTCCAGACCTGGATCgagtgaggtgcatcaaagacgaaGATTGTAAGGTATTAGTGGAAGAGGCGTTTATCAGACGTAGATGGCAGGATTACTTCCATAGACTCTTGAACGAGGAAGGGGATATGAAGATCGTGCTGGGTGAGTTGGAGAACTTAGAGAGTCAGAGAGATTTTGGGCTTTGTAGGCGTATTAGGTGTGAGGAGGTTTATGTGGCTATACAGAAGATGAGCAGGG TGTTGGATGTCCTGACTTGTAACATACAAGGGAGGGTTCCATGGTGCATCCTATTTGTTGATGACATAGTCTTGATTGACGAGACGCGAGAGGGTGTTAACGCTAGATTGGGAGTTTGGAGACAGACGCTGGAAtccaaaggtttcaagttgagtaggtcgAAAGctgaatacttggagtgcaagttcagtgagGAGATGCATGAAGAAGAAGTGGAAGTAAAGATTGATACTCAAGTCAATCCCACAAGAGATAGTTTCAAGTATATAGGGTCTATAATCCAAGGAAGCAG GGTGGTGGTTAGACCAGCTATGTTGTATGAAGTTGAGTGTTGGCCCATCAAGAAACCCCATGTCCAAAAGATGAGcatagcagaaatgaggatgctgagatggatgtgtggtcATACCAGGAAAGACAAAATCAAGAATGAAGTTATCAGGGACAAGGTAGGAGTGGCATCTATCGAAGCCAAGTTACCGGAATCGACGATGCGATGGTTTGGGTATGTGAAAAGGAGAGATATAGATGACCCAatcaggaggtgtgagaggttgaccatGGCGGGCATGAGGAAGAGCAggggtaggcctaagaagtattggggagaggtgattaggcagaaCTTGTCGGTGCTTCACCTAACCGAGGATATGACTTgcgataggaaggtgtggaggtcgaagaTTAAGGTGGTGGGTTGA